The Desulfofundulus salinus genome includes the window GGTCGACGGCCGGGATACCCGGGATAAACTGGTGCGCCAGGATTTGTGGCGCACGGTGGGGTTGCTTTTTCAAAACCCGGAACAGCAGCTCTTTGAGGAGAATGTTTTTGCCGAGGTGGCCTTCGGGTGCCGCAATCTGGGCCTGGATGAGGGGACGATCGAGGTCAGGGTCCGCCGGGCACTGGAAATGGTGGGGCTGGATCCGGCTCAGTTTGGCACACTGTCACCCTTTGCTTTGAGCCAGGGCCAGCGGCGCCGGGTGGCCCTGGCCAGCGTGCTGGCCTACCGTCCCCGGGTATTAATCCTGGATGAGCCGACTTCCGGCCTGGACCCGGCCGGCAGGGAACAGATCTGGCAGCTCCTCAAGGCAATGCAACAGCACGACCATACGGTGGTGGTGATCACCCACCACATGGAAGATGCCGCCCGGTATGCGGACCGGGTGGTGGTGCTCCACCGGGGGAAAATATATTGCCAGGGACCGCCGCGCCAGGTTTTCGGCGATCCCGAAGGCCTGCGGGCGGTGGGGCTGGACGTCCCCATGCCCTGTGAGCTGATGTACCGTTTGCGGCAAAGGGGCCTGCCCGTTAGTACCGGCGTCCTGACCCTGGACGAGGCCGAGACGGAGCTCAAAAAACTGGTACCCCATGAGATGGATTCCAGTAAGTAAGCTTCATGGTGGGAAGTGAAATATGTTAAGCGGTATTACCCTCGGCCAGTATATCCCGGGGCGGTCCTTTGTCCACCGCCTGGATCCCCGGACCAAAATCCTTGCCTGTGCCGTGATGATCATGGCCGTGCTGGTATGCAACAAACCGGCGGGGTATGTCTTCCTGACCCTGGGCACACTGCTGGCCCTGGGGTTTGCCGGCACGTCCCCGCGCCTTCTGGTGGGCATCCTGCGCCCCTTTTGGATTATCCTCACGCTAACCCTGATTTTGCAGCTTTTTTTCACTCCCGGGCAGGCCCTGCTGGCCCTGGGACCCCTCCATGTAACCAGGGAAGGGCTGGTCCTGGGAGGACAAATCCTGTGGCGCCTAACCCTGTTAATTGTTTTCAGCTCGCTTTTAACCCTGACCACTTCTCCCCTGATGCTTACTGCCGCCCTGGAGAGTCTTTTGAAACCTCTGCAGCGGGCAGGGGTGCCGGCTTTCGACCTGGCCATGATGATGACCATTGCCCTGCGCTTTGTGCCCACGTTGCTGGAAGAGGCCCAGCAGATTATCAAGGCGCAGCAGTCCCGGGGGGCGGTTTTTACCCGGGGCGGTTGGCTCCAGCGCGTCCGGGGGCTGGTGCCTTTGCTGGTGCCCCTTTTTGCCGGAGCATTTCGCCGGGCGGAGGAACTGGCTACGGCCATGGAAATTCGCTGCTACCGGGTTGGGGCAAACCGCACCCGCATGCACCAGCTCCGCTATGAGTGGCGGGACTACGCCGTGCTGGCTGGGGTGGGGACGTTACTTCTGGCTATTTTGGCCTTGCGCTGGTGGGGATAGCCTTGCGGAACATTAAGCTGACCATTGCCTACGACGGGACCAATTACCACGGGTTCCAGGAGCAGCGGGGTACAGGTCTGGTGACCATCCAGGGGGTTCTGGAAAAGTGCTTGAGGCGCCTGGTGGGCAGGGAAATACGGGTAATTGGTGCCGGGCGCACCGATGCCGGGGTCCACGCCCGGGGTCAGGTGGTGAATTTTGACGCCTGCGGGTGGAGTATTCCCACGGAGCGCATTATCCTGGCCTTAAACGGCATGCTACCCCGGGACATTGCCGCACTGAAGGCGGAGGAGGTAGGCCCGGAGTTCCACGCCCGCTATTCGGCCCTGGCCAAGACCTACTGCTACACCATTTACAACAGCCGCATCCCTTCACCTTTCTGGCGGCTGTACAGCCACTTTGTGCCCCGCCCCCTGGACGTGGAAGCCATGGCGCAAGCGGCTCAAAAGCTGGTGGGGACGCACGATTTTGCCTCCTTTCAGGCGGCGGGCTCGCCAGTAAAACATACCGTGCGTACCCTGTTTGCTGTGGATGTCTTTCGGGAAGGAAAAGAGCTAATCCACCTGAACTTTCGCGGCAACGGCTTTCTTTACAATATGGTGCGGATCATGGTGGGTACATTAATCGAAGTGGGGCTGGGGAAACGGGACCCGGATGACATACCGGCCATTTTGGCCGCCCGGGACCGCACCCGGGCCGGTCCCACCGTGCCGCCCGAAGGTTTGTGCCTGGAGCGGGTGGAATACTGAAGAAGCAGGCAGCAGGCCAGCGTAGCGGACTCGTTCAAGTCGAGTCTTATTAGATGGCATTGATGGCCGTGTAAAATTTTGATAGGAGCCCATGACCCATTCAACGCCACTAACAACGGATAAAATGGCCGCTGTTTTGCACAAAGCGAGGCGAATGGAGCGAGCGCGTGCAAAACAGCGGGCGAGTACAGAGTTACCTACTGAATCTTGATACGGGCTCATTGGATCGCGTTCTTGACACTGGCAGAGCGAGGCATTAAAATACTATTATGTGGATTTTTGCCCCGGCCCTATGAGCCCCGGGGTTGGGGGCATAAAAGGCGATTAATATTTATCGTTGAGCCATTTCTTGTCCGGAATTTATGCTTATACACGGGCATGACGTAAACGATTGGGGTCTCCCCAGTGTACTGCCCACGCAAGAGGAGTGGGCAAATCCAGCCGAAAGGAGCGAAAACCTGGTCGGGGGGAGGCCGCCTGTATGTTCGGCTGTACCAGGTGAGCTGGCATGAATAAAACGTATATGGCCAAGCCAGGTGAAATACAGCGCAAGTGGTATATTCTTGATGCCACGGATAAGCCCCTGGGGAGGCTGGCCGCCGAGGCCGCCCGCATCTTACGGGGCAAGCACCGCCCCCAGTTCACTCCCCACGTAGATACGGGAGATCACGTTATTGTGATTAATGCCGAAAAGGTAATCCTTACCGGCAACAAGCTCAAAAAGAAAAAGTATATCCGCCATTCCGGTTATCCCGGCGGCTTAAAGGTGACGGGGTACGACGAGCTCCTGGCCAGGCGCCCCGAACTGGCCGTACGCAAGGCCATTGTGGGCATGCTGCCCCACAACCGGCTTGGTGCCAGAATGGCCAAAAAATTGCGGGTGTACCGGGGAGAGAATCATCCCCACCAGGCCCAGAAACCAGAAGTTTGGTCCATGTAGCGAGGGGAAGGAGGTCAGCAATGGCTGTCATAAAGTTTTACGGTACCGGGCGGCGTAAGAATGCTGTGGCGCGGGTTTACCTTGTTCCCGGGGAAGGCCGGATAATCATCAACGACCGGCCGGTGGAAGTCTATTTAGGGCGCAAGACCCTGGAGGTGCTGGTGCGGCAACCCCTGGAACTGACGGGCACGGAAGGGCGTTTTGATGTGCTGGCCCGGGTCAGGGGCGGTGGTGTTAGCGGCCAGGCCGGGGCGGTAAGGCATGGTATTGCCCGGGCACTGGTCAAGGCTGATCCCAACCTGCGTCCGGCGCTGAAAAAGGCCGGTTTTCTCACCCGGGATCCGCGGATGAAGGAAAGAAGGAAGTACGGCTTGAAGAAGGCCCGCCGGGCGCCGCAATACTCCAAGCGTTAATGCCTGTGCGGAGTTAAGATTTAGTAAAGGAAGGGCAGGTTCCCTTCCTTTTATCATTTTGTAAGTATTCAGTGAGCCCGGTTGGATGCGGTGCTGTCCTCGCTCACTCCAGTACTTCGCGCGCTATATTTGCATCATTTTTTTGCCCTAAAACGGGCGAAGAGGGCGGATAAAACCACGGCCGTGCCTACGCCCAGGGCCATACCGGCACTATCATTCAATCCCAGGGCTACCGACCAGAAGTAATATACCCCCACTGATGCAGTTACGGTTAGCATCATGGGTAAAAAGCTCCTGCTCATGCGTAAACCTCCCGATACAGCCTGTCCCTTCTAGCATAACAGGGAAAGAAATTCCGGGCAAGCGAAAAGGGCCCTTTAGGAAAAGGGCCGAAAATGGAGGTTAGAGGTCGGTTCAGGCTGTGGCCTGGTCGATGATCTTGCGATAGGGATTGCCGGCGTCATTGCCGGACTCGAGCAACTGGTAGATCCTGCCGGCAGTGTTGTCGTCGATACCCGCTTCTCCCAGCAGGGCCAGCACTTCCTCCCGGGACCAGCCTTTCGCCCGGGCGGCCGGACCGACCAGACTGGCCGCCACTGGAATGAGAGGCTCCGTTTTTTCGGCCAGGGCCATTGCTTCTGCCTTTTGGGCCGCTTTCAGGGACCGGTTCAACAAATCATGGTCCTCCGGCCTGAGTTTTTTGCGCAGCGCTACTTCCAGCCGGTTCCGGATGATCTGGGGCTGGCTTTGAATTGTCTTTGCCATTTCGCCAAGACATTTGCTGGCATAGGAGCACCAGGCGGCACAACCGGGATCGAACCGGGGATTACCCACCAGTTGCTTGCAATTGGGGCAGCGCAGGGTTATATCATCTTTCCAGAACTCGATGCTCTGGCCGCAGTGGGGGCAGGGAGACTCGAATATATCTTCAGGTTTCCAGAAGCTGCGGTCCTGTCCGGGACACTTCCAGATGGACATGGGACACTCCTCCTTTTTCCGGTGTTGAATTGATCATAATATTTCAGGGCAATAGAAATCTGTGAGTATGGTCACACTATCCGGTGAATCGGGAAAATATCAAAAAAAGAGAGGTGGGTGCTGAAATGAAAATTGCCGTTCAGGACAACCTGGAAGAGGTAAGAAATTTTCTGGCTTCCCAGGGGTACGAGGTGGTCAGTCCTTCCAATGCCCTGGGTGCGGCCGCCATGGTCGTTACCGGGGACATCGATGCCCGGGAGGAAGAGCACACCCTGGCCCTGGCCACCAACCCGACCATTACCACCTATGCCCCGGTAATTAACGCCGCCGGGAAGTCCCCGGAAGAAATCCTGCAACGCATCCGGGAAGTGGTTGGGGAAAGAAAAGCCTGATCATACCTTGCGTAAAGTTAAAGCCCGTTCCGGGGAAGGTGCTGTTTAAATAGTCCCTTACCTGCACCTGATCGATTGGCCCGGGACGGGCTATCTTTTATAGAAAATTTGCAGGATTTTCCTTCCTCCCCGTCGAAGGGAAACAAGTAAATTGAACCAAGGGGAGGGGTATTATTGTTGCGCATGAGGTTGCGCTTAACATGCCTGTTAACGGCCGTGCTGTTTTTGCTCTCCGGCCTGTTTTCTGTATGTGGGGCTTTAGCAGCGGGAGAAACATTTAAAGATATCCGGGGTCACTGGGCGGAAAAGGTTATGCTGGAAATGAACGCTTACGACATTGTGCACGGCTACCCCGGGGGGGAATTTCGTCCCAACAATAATGTAACCCTGCTGGAAGCGGTGGTGATGATCCTCAACACCCTGGGGTTGAACGAAAAAGCCGGGCAGGTGGATCTCTCCGGCCTGCAGTTTCACCCTTCGCTGACCTGGGGTAAAGGGCACCTGGCCCTGGCGGTGGAAAAGGGCATGCTTACCCGGCAGGGCCTGCCGCAGATAGATAACCGGCGGCTGGCCAGCCGGGTGGAAGTGGCGGCCCTGGTTTGCCTGGCCCTGGGCTTGACCCCCGATTCCAGCTATGTAACCTTTTTCGACACCAGTGAGATTCCAGAGAAATACCGGGGTTACGTGGGAGCCGTAGTGAAACACAATATCATGCGGGGAATGCCCGGCAACATGTTCTCGCCCGACGAGCCCGTTACCCGGGCCCAATTATGTGCCACTTTATCCCGCTTGATTGACCAGAAACTGGTGCCCCCGCCGGCACCCATGAACCTGGTGGTGGGCCGGATTGCCTCCATAGATGTGGATAAGCGGAAGGTTGTTTTGCGCAACCTGGAAGGAGAAAAAACCGTCTATTTTCCCGCGGATAAGTCCGTGTTCACAGCCTCCGGGACTACCACCCCGGAATCCCTGAGCACCGGTGACCGCCTGAAATGCATTACCGATGGGCAGAACAATGTCCGCTACGCGTCTTTGGTGGATGGTTCACCTTCTATAAAAACCACGGTGGAAGGGGTGGTCGTTTCCTTTGCCAGAGGCAGCCGGGGTTACTCCCTCACCCTGGAAAACAATGAGGGAGATCGCCTTACCTACCCGGTGGAAGATGATGCCCGCTTGATCCGGGCGGGCAAGGAAATCGATGCCTCCGGGCTGGTGGAAAATGACTACGTGGAAATCGGGCTGGACGGGAACGACCGGATTGTCAGGATTGAGGTATACCCGCCGGAAAGAATCAGCGGTACCGTGGTGGAAGTGGAAAGAGATGCCCTCACCCTCAGAAGGCAGGGTGAAGAAACGGAGTACGAAGTAAGCCCCCGGGTGCAGGTAACCAGGAACTTCATCCGCGGGATGAGCTACGGTGAATTAAAGCGCGGCGACCGGGTGGAAGTTGTGGTCATGAACAAGACCATATTCCAGATTAATCTCCTTTCCGACGTGCTTACCGGGCAGAGCGGCATGGTTTCCCGGGTGCACAGCAAGGCCGTATACCTCTACGTGGGAGATGAAGAAAAGCGCTATGAACTGGATGAACGGGTGGAAGTGATCAAGGACGGCCGCCTGGTAAGCCTGGACAAGCTGCGCCGGGGAGACTATGTAAACTTCGAGGTGGATAGCCGCGGGTATTTAATCACCATTGAGGTTCTGGACGAAGAAGACGGTGACTTCGAGGGGACGCTGAAATACCTTGAATTTTACCCCACGCCGTGGATAACCATTGTCACCTCCGGCGGCCTGGAACTGGAATATGAAGTGTCCAAAAGCGCCGGGGTTTTGCGGGACGGGGACAGGATCAACTTGAGCGACATCATTCCCGGTTCGCAGGTCGGCATCCGGGTCGAAGACGGCAGGGTGACGGAAATAGAGGTGCTGGACGATCAAAACCTCACCGTGAAATGCCGGGTGTCCAGTATAAACCGGGAGCGCCTGCGGGTCACCCTGGAGATCAACGGCCGTTACTTCACCTATTCCCTGGCTCCCCAGGTCACCATCCTGGACCGCAACGGCAAACCGGTATCCCTGGAGGATGTCGAAGGATACCAGGTGGAGGTGCGCCTGAAGGACGGGGAGATAAACAGCATCACGATAATTTAACCCGAACCTGCTTACTGTCCCGGTCAAACCGGGATTTTTTTCTTTC containing:
- a CDS encoding energy-coupling factor transporter ATPase, whose product is MILVEHLTHIYAPGTPLALTSLEDVSLRIEEGEFVVLAGATGSGKTTLVQHFNGLLLPTAGRVLVDGRDTRDKLVRQDLWRTVGLLFQNPEQQLFEENVFAEVAFGCRNLGLDEGTIEVRVRRALEMVGLDPAQFGTLSPFALSQGQRRRVALASVLAYRPRVLILDEPTSGLDPAGREQIWQLLKAMQQHDHTVVVITHHMEDAARYADRVVVLHRGKIYCQGPPRQVFGDPEGLRAVGLDVPMPCELMYRLRQRGLPVSTGVLTLDEAETELKKLVPHEMDSSK
- a CDS encoding energy-coupling factor transporter transmembrane component T family protein, with translation MLSGITLGQYIPGRSFVHRLDPRTKILACAVMIMAVLVCNKPAGYVFLTLGTLLALGFAGTSPRLLVGILRPFWIILTLTLILQLFFTPGQALLALGPLHVTREGLVLGGQILWRLTLLIVFSSLLTLTTSPLMLTAALESLLKPLQRAGVPAFDLAMMMTIALRFVPTLLEEAQQIIKAQQSRGAVFTRGGWLQRVRGLVPLLVPLFAGAFRRAEELATAMEIRCYRVGANRTRMHQLRYEWRDYAVLAGVGTLLLAILALRWWG
- the truA gene encoding tRNA pseudouridine(38-40) synthase TruA encodes the protein MRNIKLTIAYDGTNYHGFQEQRGTGLVTIQGVLEKCLRRLVGREIRVIGAGRTDAGVHARGQVVNFDACGWSIPTERIILALNGMLPRDIAALKAEEVGPEFHARYSALAKTYCYTIYNSRIPSPFWRLYSHFVPRPLDVEAMAQAAQKLVGTHDFASFQAAGSPVKHTVRTLFAVDVFREGKELIHLNFRGNGFLYNMVRIMVGTLIEVGLGKRDPDDIPAILAARDRTRAGPTVPPEGLCLERVEY
- the rplM gene encoding 50S ribosomal protein L13 is translated as MNKTYMAKPGEIQRKWYILDATDKPLGRLAAEAARILRGKHRPQFTPHVDTGDHVIVINAEKVILTGNKLKKKKYIRHSGYPGGLKVTGYDELLARRPELAVRKAIVGMLPHNRLGARMAKKLRVYRGENHPHQAQKPEVWSM
- the rpsI gene encoding 30S ribosomal protein S9, yielding MAVIKFYGTGRRKNAVARVYLVPGEGRIIINDRPVEVYLGRKTLEVLVRQPLELTGTEGRFDVLARVRGGGVSGQAGAVRHGIARALVKADPNLRPALKKAGFLTRDPRMKERRKYGLKKARRAPQYSKR
- a CDS encoding YkuS family protein, yielding MKIAVQDNLEEVRNFLASQGYEVVSPSNALGAAAMVVTGDIDAREEEHTLALATNPTITTYAPVINAAGKSPEEILQRIREVVGERKA
- a CDS encoding S-layer homology domain-containing protein, translating into MRLRLTCLLTAVLFLLSGLFSVCGALAAGETFKDIRGHWAEKVMLEMNAYDIVHGYPGGEFRPNNNVTLLEAVVMILNTLGLNEKAGQVDLSGLQFHPSLTWGKGHLALAVEKGMLTRQGLPQIDNRRLASRVEVAALVCLALGLTPDSSYVTFFDTSEIPEKYRGYVGAVVKHNIMRGMPGNMFSPDEPVTRAQLCATLSRLIDQKLVPPPAPMNLVVGRIASIDVDKRKVVLRNLEGEKTVYFPADKSVFTASGTTTPESLSTGDRLKCITDGQNNVRYASLVDGSPSIKTTVEGVVVSFARGSRGYSLTLENNEGDRLTYPVEDDARLIRAGKEIDASGLVENDYVEIGLDGNDRIVRIEVYPPERISGTVVEVERDALTLRRQGEETEYEVSPRVQVTRNFIRGMSYGELKRGDRVEVVVMNKTIFQINLLSDVLTGQSGMVSRVHSKAVYLYVGDEEKRYELDERVEVIKDGRLVSLDKLRRGDYVNFEVDSRGYLITIEVLDEEDGDFEGTLKYLEFYPTPWITIVTSGGLELEYEVSKSAGVLRDGDRINLSDIIPGSQVGIRVEDGRVTEIEVLDDQNLTVKCRVSSINRERLRVTLEINGRYFTYSLAPQVTILDRNGKPVSLEDVEGYQVEVRLKDGEINSITII